A DNA window from Vigna angularis cultivar LongXiaoDou No.4 chromosome 1, ASM1680809v1, whole genome shotgun sequence contains the following coding sequences:
- the LOC108326984 gene encoding NAC transcription factor 29, which translates to MDATTSSELPPGFRFHPTDEELIVYYLCNQATSKPCPASIIPEVDLYKFDPWELPDKTEFGENEWYFFSPRDRKYPNGVRPNRATVSGYWKATGTDKAIYSGSKLVGVKKSLVFYKGRPPKGDKTDWIMHEYRLAESKQSVNRKIGSMRLDDWVLCRIYKKKNIGKTEHKETHPKVQMTDLIAENNDEQKMMMNLPRTWSLTYLLDMNYLGPILSDGPYCSTFDFQMSNANIGIDPLVKSQPVEMANNYVADSGKY; encoded by the exons ATGGATGCTACCACAAGCTCTGAACTTCCCCCTGGCTTTAGGTTTCACCCAACGGACGAGGAACTAATCGTGTATTACCTCTGCAACCAAGCCACATCAAAGCCCTGCCCTGCTTCTATCATCCCAGAAGTCGATCTCTACAAGTTTGATCCATGGGAATTGCCAG ATAAAACAGAGTTTGGAGAAAATGAATGGTATTTCTTTAGTCCACGAGACAGAAAGTACCCAAACGGTGTGAGGCCGAACAGAGCAACAGTGTCTGGGTATTGGAAGGCCACTGGCACAGACAAGGCAATCTATAGTGGATCTAAGCTTGTGGGGGTGAAGAAATCCTTAGTATTTTATAAGGGTAGGCCACCAAAGGGTGACAAGACTGATTGGATTATGCATGAATACCGATTGGCGGAATCAAAACAATCGGTTAACAGGAAAATTGGGTCCATGAGG CTGGATGACTGGGTCCTGTGCAGGATTTATAAGAAGAAGAACATCGGAAAAACAGAGCACAAGGAGACGCACCCAAAAGTTCAAATGACTGATCTTATAGCTGAAAACAATGATGAGCAGAAAATGATGATGAACCTTCCCAGGACTTGGTCCCTCACTTACCTTTTGGATATGAATTACTTGGGTCCAATTTTATCTGATGGCCCCTATTGCTCAACCTTTGATTTTCAAATGAGCAATGCCAATATTGGAATTGACCCCTTAGTAAAATCTCAACCGGTTGAAATGGCGAACAATTATGTAGCAGACTCAGGGAAATACTGA